In the genome of Christensenella timonensis, one region contains:
- a CDS encoding DUF3846 domain-containing protein yields MGKINVLKIEPMKTPHMIEIEDSLESLQHEVGGYIEATYPFDDYVGIICNEEGKINGLPLNRAIYNEVGEMADIIAGDFLVVGLGDEDFISLNSEYAAKYSKLFQCPEQFIKIGGKISVIRNDAVAIPIPREMPMEENEPEL; encoded by the coding sequence ATGGGAAAAATAAATGTATTGAAGATCGAACCGATGAAAACCCCTCATATGATTGAAATCGAAGATAGCCTTGAATCCTTGCAGCATGAAGTTGGGGGATATATAGAAGCGACATATCCCTTTGATGACTATGTTGGGATTATCTGCAATGAAGAAGGAAAAATCAATGGTTTGCCCCTGAATCGAGCGATCTACAACGAAGTTGGAGAAATGGCAGATATTATTGCGGGGGATTTTCTTGTGGTAGGGCTTGGAGATGAAGATTTCATTTCACTGAACAGCGAATATGCAGCTAAATACAGCAAGCTTTTTCAATGCCCTGAACAATTTATAAAAATCGGCGGCAAAATTAGCGTAATAAGAAATGATGCAGTAGCAATTCCCATACCCCGTGAGATGCCGATGGAAGAAAATGAACCTGAATTGTAG
- a CDS encoding DUF1249 domain-containing protein produces the protein MLEVAGEKVTVGDVEIPLLVRIMERPDFETLIGSNEKNRKKPETKITQEDIDDVLRGGPKAGIQQYDIYSHFIHEKNTKNNARFLKEKYGWSGQSWDFSDGSSGFIEYNPKGIEIRKYEPEAETLLKWPSAAKRIVQLISEGNYLPETEIALIPDYEEWARASNLYLTFEHTIPMTEEKSIEFAKALNRYNLSTGSLVYINGTEFEISEFGAECHLTAEDEDIFIDQAELKSRLAEDERNDYLLDLNDTPDFEAMGINPETAISFQKWLEIKGIKHTYAGLSPEKLDNIFDEYSPLFVSKILFDEKYMAIREGVRDAEAAREECGAAVKRIAATLGSEKELQQAFNEMEGFRERLEQYVFQQTYSSFEERQHQTDMRTEQTEKPKSRLPMDAPHINYRKMQKLFPAIMDGTSRYMQYGAGEAFDPLHVENYGDGMITLSHTYEQNGDVMYDPRMELRVDHKAKTIEAASFENSGLGLRQNVYPEEGKYIPRLRKELNSFLKQWLKNISDQGYEPVRATIVRDGEDVEITEFENGIPVIPAAPEQENKIIEPEPETKIVKFPLVLAEGKLTAPPYVRIVWSEHPIFEDGEKLSVAEAEYLFRELDNLVIKARQDAAERGERVNWPYFKTRFSVVLEIDGQEEPLETRYSFGDGQGSLTEIFRSDAQQMLNDSHLRNNLTSEEIEAQESILSQIVPYLEQFTELAAQDQMKLNTRLAEYRTEEAARNFLGLDEPKPDAEYGQISEEEFKQAIKQQQQETAEIRPEKKYELGFGYLGNGLTVWNRLEEEHGDYKTVAHISDDGSVNFYEELPQPLQNRINDKAKEHRDAKEFELYTLSQEDILAYYPLRDQYPDALLGFQVGAYYAFYGDDAEKVSQILKTKCIVHGIVGENYGENAAGFPVDQWVLQSKKLWAAGNDVVLYGYYGGEKERSLTKHLKADEYIPIGMKLNIEGKEYIVESVDFAQNDVGLEDISHEFRNIYSSIRHERIEVVRQYVEEQQWDEQNLTNPEPQPEQPQPDNQQEPIWTPIEGGEVTQVMIDLASSDEKEQKPEKINYRITDEHYGEATAKMRFEKNMDAIFILREVENENRLATPEEQEILAGYTGWGAIPQAFDENNERWSKEYERLRDELSPEEYHSARASVLNAHYTTPVVIRAVYKALENMGLEGGNICDPACGIGNFFGAAPESMNQAKFYGIELDSITARIAKQLYQKADIRQSGFEKTDFEDNFFDVFVGNVPFGEYKVADQRYAKYNFLIHDYFFACALDKVRPGGVVALLTSKGTLDKANPSVRKYLAERAELLGAIRLPNNAFKANAGTEVTIDILFLQKRERRISIEPDWVHLSETEDGVPVNSYFADHPQMVLGKMEFWANMYGKETDTACLPIPDADLAGQLEQAIQNIEGEIVPAEPVKQEKDTAQDTIPADPAVKNFCYTVFEGKIYYREDSEMHRMYFSANTDARVRRLCKIREVVRELIDAQMNGHCDEKIKEGQQQLNYLYDSFVKKHGRINSRGNSLAFRGDTDYPLLCSLEILDEEDHFKEKAAFFSKRTIRPPKEITSVQTAQDALVASMAERGRVDFPYMEKLYGKDRKQIISELSGQIFKDPASEDWVLKDEYLSGNVRKKLTDAQEAVAHNPEFTENIEALLQVQPEDIPAEEIDVKIGSIWVPPEDYKQFILETLQLKGVDRVRLSVDYSQLTGGWRIQKRPLETVLSSEVFGTNRKNAYEIMEAALNLRLIEVRDRVEEEEGKVHYVLNAEDTIAAQSKQSELQEKFREWIFEDTERRERLVRKYNDTMNNIVPRQYDGKYIRYHGMNPEISLRDYQRNVDARILYGGNTLIGHVVGSGKTYEIIAAVQEKKYLGLCHKAMICVPNHLLMQWASDYLRLYPAANIIVVTAKDFEKERRRKFCARIATGEYDAVIIGHSQLAKIPMSKEWEQEHINDQIDEIMEGIAEAKARNDEHWSIKRMEGVRKNLEERLERLNAIPRDNVLDFEELGVDMLVVDESQEFKNLMFNTKMRNVAGVSQANSKRASDLYMKCRYLDKITGNRGVVFATGTPISNTIAEMYTLQRYLQYEELEERGLTYFDAWVSVFAEVRTTMELAPSGRGFRLKTRLSTYYNIEELSNMFALVADIKTAEDIQIPVPKIRGGEPENVVISPSVLGEKLIGSCVERTERIRKKLVRPDEDNMLLVTNDGRKIALDVRCYDPSLPDEDGNKVSVCAEKVFEIWEESTRDRAAQLVFCDQSTPKSIVMKKNEQGEFEKGEIPFSIYADLKEKLVAKGIPAREIAFIHEANSDAKKAKLFAKVRKGTVRVLIGSTFMMGAGTNVQDRLVALHHLDAPWRPSDLTQREGRILRWGNMFPEVRILRYLTERSFDAYIYQLLENKQRFTNQIISNKPPARRMDDVDVVSEMLKQIKAIATGDPRVIRKSELDTEIMRVQVLKRQYKAKRFRLQSRISGLENDIARNREWIRQYEQDIKTIKPHLTSGFKMTIQGKEYIEKKEAGKALHKVMPNVAFEEGAITVGAFLGLDMKMGYKPYEKAYFVSLNGAGSYGCEIKKDEVKDIERISALVGNLPAGIKACEDAIKEYNRQIEDAKAEIERPFEKEQELQNMMKEVGQLNIELNLDQKDEPIVVAEEPDVESQSEEQDYEPEYVR, from the coding sequence GTGCTTGAGGTTGCAGGAGAAAAAGTAACGGTTGGAGACGTAGAAATCCCGTTGCTTGTCCGCATCATGGAACGCCCGGATTTTGAAACTCTTATCGGAAGCAACGAAAAAAACAGAAAGAAGCCGGAAACAAAAATTACGCAAGAGGATATTGATGATGTTTTACGCGGCGGCCCAAAAGCCGGCATTCAGCAATATGATATTTACAGCCATTTTATCCATGAAAAAAATACAAAAAACAATGCAAGGTTCCTAAAGGAAAAGTATGGATGGTCAGGCCAATCATGGGATTTCAGCGACGGATCAAGCGGATTTATTGAGTACAATCCCAAAGGGATTGAAATCCGCAAATATGAGCCGGAAGCTGAAACACTTCTAAAATGGCCTTCCGCCGCAAAACGGATTGTCCAACTCATATCCGAAGGGAACTATTTACCGGAAACGGAAATAGCATTGATTCCCGATTATGAAGAATGGGCGAGGGCGAGTAACTTATACCTCACCTTTGAACATACAATACCGATGACAGAAGAAAAAAGTATTGAGTTTGCGAAAGCACTGAACCGTTATAATCTGTCAACCGGCAGCCTGGTATATATCAATGGAACAGAATTTGAAATATCAGAATTTGGAGCAGAGTGCCATTTGACCGCAGAGGATGAAGATATATTTATTGACCAGGCTGAACTTAAAAGCCGTTTGGCCGAAGATGAGCGTAATGATTACCTGCTTGATCTTAATGATACCCCTGATTTTGAGGCGATGGGAATCAACCCAGAGACGGCAATCTCTTTTCAGAAGTGGCTGGAGATAAAAGGAATAAAGCACACCTACGCAGGTTTATCTCCTGAAAAACTGGATAATATTTTCGATGAATATTCGCCGCTCTTTGTCAGCAAGATTCTGTTTGACGAGAAGTATATGGCAATCCGCGAGGGGGTCAGGGACGCGGAAGCCGCAAGAGAAGAATGTGGGGCGGCGGTAAAACGAATCGCTGCGACTTTGGGCAGTGAAAAAGAATTGCAGCAGGCGTTCAATGAGATGGAAGGCTTTCGGGAACGTCTCGAACAATATGTATTTCAGCAAACATATTCATCTTTTGAGGAACGGCAGCACCAGACAGATATGCGGACAGAACAGACAGAAAAACCGAAAAGCAGGCTGCCAATGGACGCGCCCCATATAAATTACCGTAAGATGCAAAAGCTATTTCCCGCTATTATGGACGGGACTAGCCGGTATATGCAATATGGAGCGGGTGAAGCCTTTGATCCGCTTCATGTTGAGAATTACGGCGATGGCATGATTACGCTGTCACATACCTATGAGCAAAACGGAGATGTGATGTATGATCCGCGCATGGAACTGCGCGTTGACCATAAAGCAAAAACGATAGAAGCGGCGTCGTTCGAGAATAGCGGATTGGGATTGCGGCAAAACGTCTATCCGGAAGAAGGAAAATATATCCCGCGATTGCGTAAGGAACTTAACAGCTTTTTGAAGCAATGGCTTAAAAACATCAGTGACCAGGGATATGAGCCGGTCCGCGCGACAATCGTGCGAGACGGCGAGGATGTTGAGATCACCGAGTTTGAAAATGGGATACCGGTTATCCCTGCCGCGCCGGAGCAAGAGAATAAAATAATAGAACCGGAACCGGAAACCAAGATCGTTAAATTCCCTTTGGTTCTGGCAGAAGGGAAACTGACCGCACCGCCGTATGTCCGTATTGTTTGGAGCGAACACCCTATTTTTGAGGATGGCGAAAAGCTATCCGTAGCCGAAGCAGAGTATCTGTTCCGCGAACTGGATAACCTTGTTATCAAGGCGAGACAAGACGCGGCAGAACGCGGAGAGAGAGTAAACTGGCCGTATTTCAAAACAAGGTTTAGTGTGGTTCTTGAAATAGACGGGCAGGAAGAACCGCTTGAAACGCGGTATAGCTTTGGAGATGGGCAAGGAAGCCTGACAGAAATTTTTCGCTCCGATGCGCAGCAGATGTTGAATGATTCGCATTTGAGGAACAATCTTACATCTGAAGAAATAGAAGCGCAGGAATCCATTCTCAGTCAAATTGTTCCATATTTGGAGCAATTTACAGAACTGGCGGCGCAGGATCAAATGAAACTCAATACACGTCTTGCGGAATATCGGACGGAAGAAGCCGCCCGGAATTTTCTTGGGCTGGACGAGCCAAAGCCGGATGCAGAATACGGGCAGATCAGCGAGGAAGAATTTAAGCAGGCCATAAAGCAACAGCAACAGGAAACGGCAGAAATCAGGCCGGAAAAGAAGTACGAGTTAGGATTTGGCTATCTTGGCAATGGGCTTACTGTCTGGAACCGCCTTGAAGAAGAACACGGGGATTATAAGACAGTCGCGCACATTAGCGATGACGGCAGCGTAAACTTTTATGAAGAACTCCCACAGCCGTTGCAAAATAGGATCAACGATAAAGCAAAGGAGCATAGGGACGCAAAAGAGTTTGAACTATATACGCTTTCCCAAGAGGATATATTGGCATATTATCCATTGCGAGATCAATACCCTGATGCGCTGCTTGGGTTTCAGGTTGGCGCATACTACGCATTTTATGGTGATGATGCTGAAAAGGTTTCGCAAATTCTCAAGACGAAATGTATCGTCCACGGGATTGTTGGAGAAAACTATGGAGAAAATGCTGCGGGCTTTCCTGTGGATCAATGGGTTTTGCAAAGCAAAAAACTGTGGGCGGCGGGAAATGACGTTGTGCTGTATGGATATTATGGCGGTGAAAAGGAACGCAGCCTGACGAAACACCTGAAAGCGGATGAATATATCCCGATAGGTATGAAGCTCAATATCGAGGGCAAAGAATACATTGTAGAATCCGTGGATTTTGCCCAAAACGATGTGGGTTTGGAGGATATATCACACGAATTTAGAAATATATATTCTTCTATTCGGCACGAGAGAATAGAAGTTGTCCGGCAGTATGTAGAAGAACAGCAATGGGATGAGCAAAATCTTACAAATCCAGAACCGCAGCCTGAACAGCCCCAGCCAGATAATCAGCAGGAGCCTATATGGACGCCTATAGAGGGCGGAGAGGTTACGCAGGTGATGATTGACCTGGCATCTTCCGACGAAAAGGAACAAAAGCCGGAAAAGATCAACTACAGGATCACGGATGAACATTATGGCGAAGCCACGGCAAAAATGCGGTTTGAAAAAAACATGGACGCAATCTTTATACTGCGGGAGGTTGAAAACGAAAACCGCCTGGCTACGCCGGAGGAACAGGAAATCCTTGCAGGGTATACCGGATGGGGCGCGATCCCGCAGGCGTTTGACGAAAATAACGAGAGGTGGAGTAAGGAATACGAACGGCTAAGGGACGAGCTATCCCCGGAAGAATACCACAGCGCACGGGCGTCTGTGCTGAACGCCCATTACACGACGCCCGTTGTCATCCGCGCCGTATATAAGGCACTGGAAAATATGGGGCTGGAAGGGGGAAACATATGCGATCCGGCCTGCGGCATCGGAAACTTTTTCGGCGCGGCGCCGGAAAGCATGAATCAAGCGAAGTTTTACGGGATTGAACTGGACAGCATCACGGCGCGGATCGCAAAGCAGCTATACCAAAAGGCAGATATCCGGCAAAGCGGGTTTGAAAAAACAGACTTCGAGGATAATTTTTTCGATGTTTTTGTCGGGAACGTGCCATTTGGAGAATACAAGGTCGCGGATCAACGGTATGCAAAGTACAATTTCCTGATCCACGACTATTTTTTTGCCTGCGCACTGGACAAGGTGCGACCTGGCGGCGTGGTGGCGCTCCTTACATCAAAAGGGACACTGGACAAAGCCAATCCTTCCGTGCGCAAATACCTTGCGGAGCGCGCGGAGCTTCTAGGCGCGATCCGGCTTCCGAACAACGCTTTTAAAGCGAATGCTGGAACAGAGGTCACGATAGATATTCTGTTTTTGCAGAAACGGGAGCGGCGTATCTCCATTGAGCCGGATTGGGTGCATCTCTCAGAAACGGAGGACGGCGTACCTGTCAATTCATATTTTGCCGACCATCCTCAAATGGTGCTTGGCAAAATGGAATTTTGGGCGAATATGTACGGCAAAGAAACAGATACCGCCTGCCTGCCGATACCGGACGCCGATCTTGCAGGGCAGCTTGAACAGGCGATCCAGAACATCGAGGGAGAAATCGTTCCTGCCGAGCCGGTCAAACAGGAAAAAGATACGGCGCAAGACACGATACCCGCCGATCCTGCGGTAAAGAATTTCTGTTATACGGTGTTTGAGGGCAAGATATATTACCGCGAGGATTCGGAAATGCACCGCATGTATTTTTCCGCAAACACAGATGCGCGTGTCAGGAGATTATGCAAAATACGCGAGGTTGTTCGGGAATTGATCGACGCACAGATGAACGGTCATTGCGACGAAAAAATCAAGGAAGGGCAGCAACAACTCAATTACCTTTACGACAGCTTTGTGAAAAAACACGGAAGAATCAACAGCAGGGGAAACAGCCTGGCGTTCCGTGGAGATACGGATTACCCCCTGCTATGTTCTCTTGAGATACTGGACGAGGAAGATCATTTTAAGGAAAAGGCGGCGTTCTTTTCCAAACGTACCATTCGTCCTCCAAAGGAGATCACATCAGTTCAGACAGCGCAGGACGCCCTTGTTGCTAGCATGGCGGAGCGCGGGCGCGTCGATTTTCCATACATGGAAAAGTTGTACGGCAAAGACAGGAAGCAGATCATATCCGAATTGAGCGGCCAGATTTTTAAAGATCCGGCTTCGGAAGATTGGGTATTGAAGGACGAATACCTGTCCGGCAATGTGCGGAAAAAATTGACCGATGCGCAGGAAGCAGTAGCCCATAACCCCGAATTTACGGAGAATATTGAAGCATTATTACAAGTGCAGCCGGAGGATATCCCGGCAGAAGAAATAGACGTGAAGATTGGTAGTATTTGGGTGCCGCCAGAGGACTATAAGCAATTCATTTTGGAAACGCTACAGCTTAAAGGTGTTGATAGAGTGCGGCTGTCGGTAGACTATTCACAACTGACCGGCGGTTGGCGTATACAGAAAAGGCCGCTTGAAACAGTGCTTTCTTCGGAGGTGTTTGGCACAAACCGCAAGAATGCCTATGAAATCATGGAAGCCGCTTTGAATTTGCGGCTGATCGAGGTGCGCGACAGGGTTGAGGAAGAAGAAGGAAAAGTACACTATGTCCTGAACGCCGAAGATACGATAGCGGCACAATCAAAACAATCCGAGCTTCAGGAAAAATTCCGCGAGTGGATTTTTGAGGACACGGAACGGCGGGAACGCCTTGTGCGGAAATACAACGACACCATGAATAATATCGTGCCGCGTCAATACGACGGGAAATATATCCGGTACCACGGGATGAACCCTGAAATCAGTTTGCGCGATTACCAAAGGAATGTGGACGCGCGAATCCTGTATGGCGGCAACACCTTGATCGGTCACGTGGTTGGTTCGGGAAAAACTTACGAGATCATAGCGGCAGTCCAGGAAAAGAAGTATCTTGGGCTGTGCCATAAGGCGATGATATGCGTTCCCAACCACCTGCTGATGCAATGGGCGAGCGACTACCTGCGTCTGTATCCTGCCGCAAACATCATCGTTGTAACCGCGAAAGATTTTGAAAAAGAGCGGCGCCGCAAATTTTGTGCGCGGATCGCAACCGGTGAATACGATGCTGTCATCATCGGGCACTCGCAGCTTGCCAAGATTCCCATGTCAAAGGAATGGGAACAAGAACACATCAACGACCAGATTGACGAGATCATGGAAGGGATCGCGGAAGCAAAGGCCCGGAATGATGAGCATTGGAGTATAAAACGAATGGAGGGGGTGCGCAAAAACCTTGAAGAACGCCTTGAACGGCTCAACGCCATTCCACGGGACAATGTTCTGGATTTTGAAGAACTTGGCGTGGATATGCTCGTTGTCGATGAATCTCAGGAATTCAAAAACCTCATGTTCAACACCAAAATGCGCAACGTAGCCGGAGTGTCGCAAGCGAACTCGAAACGCGCAAGCGACCTGTATATGAAATGCCGTTACCTTGACAAAATCACCGGGAACCGTGGCGTCGTCTTTGCAACAGGAACACCGATCAGCAATACGATAGCGGAGATGTATACGCTCCAAAGATATCTCCAATATGAGGAACTGGAAGAAAGGGGGCTAACCTATTTCGACGCATGGGTTAGTGTGTTCGCGGAGGTCAGGACAACAATGGAACTGGCGCCGTCAGGACGGGGGTTCCGGCTGAAAACCCGGCTTTCAACCTACTACAACATTGAGGAACTCAGCAATATGTTTGCCCTCGTTGCGGATATTAAGACAGCGGAGGATATCCAGATTCCCGTTCCAAAAATACGCGGCGGGGAGCCGGAAAATGTCGTGATTTCGCCGTCTGTCCTTGGTGAAAAGCTGATTGGTTCCTGCGTAGAGCGTACAGAGAGAATACGCAAAAAGCTAGTGCGGCCGGATGAGGATAATATGCTTCTTGTCACAAACGACGGACGGAAGATCGCGCTGGACGTGAGGTGCTATGATCCTTCCCTGCCGGACGAGGACGGAAATAAGGTTAGCGTCTGTGCCGAAAAGGTCTTTGAAATATGGGAAGAATCAACAAGGGACCGCGCGGCGCAGCTTGTTTTCTGCGATCAATCCACCCCGAAAAGTATTGTGATGAAAAAGAATGAACAGGGTGAGTTCGAGAAAGGAGAAATCCCGTTCAGTATCTATGCGGATTTAAAGGAAAAATTGGTTGCGAAAGGGATTCCTGCCCGTGAAATCGCGTTTATCCATGAAGCGAATTCAGACGCAAAAAAAGCAAAGTTGTTTGCCAAAGTGCGAAAGGGTACTGTTCGCGTATTGATCGGCTCAACCTTTATGATGGGAGCCGGGACCAACGTACAGGACAGGCTGGTTGCCCTGCACCACCTTGACGCACCCTGGCGTCCGTCAGACCTTACGCAGCGTGAAGGGCGCATCCTGCGTTGGGGTAATATGTTCCCCGAGGTACGCATTTTGCGGTACTTAACGGAACGCTCATTCGACGCATACATCTATCAGCTTCTCGAAAACAAGCAGAGGTTCACAAACCAGATCATCAGCAACAAGCCCCCGGCGCGAAGGATGGATGACGTTGATGTTGTCAGTGAGATGCTCAAGCAGATCAAGGCGATTGCGACCGGCGATCCGCGTGTAATTCGGAAATCCGAACTGGATACGGAAATCATGCGCGTGCAGGTTTTAAAACGGCAATACAAGGCGAAACGGTTTCGGCTCCAGAGCCGAATATCCGGTCTTGAAAACGATATTGCGAGAAACCGGGAATGGATTCGGCAATATGAACAAGATATAAAAACAATCAAGCCACACCTTACGTCTGGATTCAAAATGACCATTCAAGGAAAGGAATATATCGAAAAAAAGGAAGCAGGAAAAGCACTACATAAAGTCATGCCAAATGTTGCATTTGAGGAAGGGGCGATAACGGTAGGCGCATTCCTTGGGTTGGATATGAAAATGGGGTACAAGCCATACGAGAAAGCATATTTTGTGAGTTTGAACGGCGCTGGTAGCTATGGATGCGAAATTAAGAAAGATGAGGTGAAGGATATTGAGCGGATTTCGGCTTTGGTTGGGAACCTTCCTGCCGGTATAAAAGCCTGTGAGGATGCAATCAAGGAATATAACAGGCAGATCGAGGATGCAAAGGCTGAAATTGAGCGCCCATTTGAAAAGGAGCAGGAGCTTCAGAATATGATGAAGGAGGTCGGGCAGTTAAATATTGAACTCAATCTGGATCAAAAAGATGAGCCGATTGTGGTTGCGGAAGAACCGGACGTTGAAAGCCAGAGCGAGGAACAGGACTATGAACCGGAATACGTGAGATGA
- a CDS encoding TnpV protein — protein sequence MIELDYMEEADGTLRPLLEVKETILPLTKYGLMRKKFLEEQMSAVYLSLQVTDSLYRHCREVEARAQDMKERLKKDLREVSKPPETEDFMEMVAYQNGIDHQAEEMVLKEIVYSKEIPTITMTKE from the coding sequence ATGATAGAACTGGATTACATGGAAGAAGCGGACGGGACATTGAGGCCCCTGCTCGAAGTGAAGGAGACCATTCTGCCGCTCACGAAGTACGGATTGATGCGAAAGAAATTTCTGGAGGAACAGATGAGCGCGGTCTACCTGTCCCTACAGGTGACGGACAGCCTATACAGGCATTGCAGGGAAGTGGAGGCCAGGGCGCAGGATATGAAGGAGCGGCTCAAGAAAGACCTGCGCGAGGTAAGCAAACCGCCGGAGACGGAGGACTTCATGGAGATGGTGGCGTATCAGAATGGGATCGACCACCAGGCGGAGGAAATGGTGCTGAAGGAGATCGTATACAGCAAGGAGATACCGACGATCACCATGACGAAGGAATAG